A genome region from Streptomyces sp. NBC_01296 includes the following:
- a CDS encoding non-ribosomal peptide synthetase yields MLSDNALSESWLARLAAGRGVPFLDVVSPDGDAPECTLEPAVTERLDSLTGGDATGLLLLTVAATRFALAALDEEPRHVILVPVPAPSPGAGTGTGTDAAPHELALCAPLDREAPASAFLTALHAEFESALPLAWPDREAIASRLQLAGVPVGRALGRLGVVCEEAGGKLLQPVGLCLTLRRAGGRLTLTAEADGELPAAAAALLRCTAAALAELGRSPRRPVAELDVLGPAQRAELERWSGLPVAADFADATLTGIVDDAANRFADREAVSDGAVVWSHRELALRSSRAARSLTLDHGVKPGDRVALLLPKSPELVLAVLAVLRAGASMVPLDPSHPPERVARQLRLSGAVCVISAEDELPGQVAVPVVSPQALAGADGPGAAAGPGPDDEAILFFTSGSTGLPRPVALTHRQLAHKTLTSGRLLGFDEESRCALLSAVTSDALTYQIFTTLTAGGCVVVMGSPQTLSPSEFWASTRRLRVNVINCVPSLLAVMAEGLPAGAAEEVRICLLGGDEIPAGLLPRLADRLRVGTFGNLYGPTEATIEATTFTCPGSAFPELTTVPVGRPSEGFGVLVLTPHGDHAPPGIPGEIHVLGPGVARGYADDEPTGPGRFCELPAHPGVRVFRTGDFGRWNHRGELVFLGRRDNQIQIHGNRVELGEVEASLSAVAGIVAATVLPFTAPSGPPTVVAVYTSDQDLEPADVRRRLERRLPGYMVPGRILRLDELPVTLHGKIDRLAILAHVASLDGQVWQPGDEADRTAARIWADALGAAPRTGDEDLFAAGGHSLTATDLAGRLTAAAGGGAITVRDVFTARTPEGFGALLRRAAADGPADPTVRTPWPETPDPVPASNAQRRMWFLEQYEGGEVRPYNMVEAFRLPGSPEAADVADALERTVRRHQALRTVFRADPEGLRQIVLAPERARPALRVHRTGPEGASDLLRRIADAEQRHVFDPAEGPLLRAHWLVEDGRPGGTLLLSVHHSVCDGWSFAVILRDLQRFLGGREQAPEPTQYGAYALDRHDRPDDAQSGAFWRRTLDGAPSVDLPLDRHRPTERSSAAGTVRLTLGEGTTRSVQDLCRRLGTTSFTAMVAAVRVLLLRWSGAGDIVLGTVVSGRDRPELADSVGLFVNTVALRTPVGPELGFTDVLAAAAAHAREVRTHEEYPFENLVEAMGRERIPGRNPLFDVLVEAAVSGTDPLGTDEDPAAEHIRLDSGAEGFDLAFSFGEPGPDRPIEVAITYREDVLDAGTAHRLAGQLDHLLTALAAAPEAPVGAAPLLPEAQRAALIAAGTGESPAAARTAGTLLDLVGAQVQRAPEGRAVVCGDRVLTYRALDRRADALAARIAAVAPTGPDRVVAVLCERSEWMPVALLAVLKTGSAFLPLDPQQSPARIARVLRDSGAVAAVTSADFTRTTVAEGLPTVTVGDAPEAAAVRDAPRPLQPAAGPADLAYVVYTSGSTGTPKGVMVEHRGIVNSVRFRIDHYGLDADGAVLQVDPIHADAGIADVFSALGSGAPMVIVTREQLLTPQDVAAVMRKHPIRHVMLVPSLYQMLLDEVGPAFREVREVVLGGERVTRALAARHAELLPGVRLFNEYGPAEDSVVTTVDPVDGTGGPGTPENRSGTASGEASIGRALPGKWVDLLDERGGLVPLGAPGELCIGGAGLARGYLGDAELTSARFVTSRVRPGERMYRTGDLARRLPDGRLEYLGRADDQLKIRGNRVEPNEVAAVLAEAPGLRNAAVLPTTGADPRLVAYVVGEADPAALRRHLAGRLPAYMMPAAFVYLPALPVAAGGKLDRRALPAPDEALAAAESPAAARPFTPAEQHVADVWTQILERPVTDPDANLFEMGGHSLAAARIAHALHVKVRTVFASPTVAALTTALEGQSAKATAERGPVAGASSQSGFLPLSRAQRRVWLTSRWAGSDTFIISDLVRLGRRIDAGALRSALGAVVERQDMLRAQVLPRGTEAELTVLDRLPDGAPLVVVDLPGADPAGPEVAAALHDARRVSFALETAPLFEVRLLAGPVGGDLLTVTAHHLIYDGASVDVLLDDLFTAYEQAVAGEPPRLPRLPYTYQEWVREEQEWLAGPEAEREVEFWRERLRGVTEGPDPVDPARRRSRRGRTALVHRSLPAAVLGGAPATPFAQVVTAFALTLHQRTRATDLVVGFAAGLRNRPEADALIGYLVNAVPLRVTLDDAVTGGELLSRVQTGIFEAYDHSRLPFDVLAQRLALRAAPGRSLLLDLGVSWENAGLHPESYVVEDLLVNDLPATSDLWLYARVKGDALHLDLTYDDNLLDEAEADGYVDHVAAVLRTLATGRCAPPAGPPSPTLPPTPEPSASGSVWSDTHYDF; encoded by the coding sequence ATGCTGAGTGACAATGCCCTGAGTGAATCCTGGCTCGCCCGGTTGGCGGCCGGCCGCGGAGTTCCGTTCCTGGACGTCGTGTCCCCGGACGGCGACGCGCCGGAGTGCACCCTGGAACCCGCAGTCACCGAGCGGCTGGACTCCCTGACGGGCGGCGACGCGACCGGCCTCCTGCTGCTGACCGTCGCGGCCACCCGGTTCGCGCTGGCCGCGCTCGACGAGGAACCCCGGCATGTGATCCTGGTGCCCGTGCCCGCCCCGTCGCCCGGCGCGGGCACGGGGACCGGCACGGACGCGGCGCCGCACGAGCTCGCGCTCTGCGCTCCCCTCGACCGCGAGGCACCGGCCTCGGCCTTCCTGACGGCGCTGCACGCAGAATTCGAATCCGCCCTGCCCCTCGCCTGGCCCGACCGGGAGGCGATCGCCTCCCGCCTGCAGCTCGCCGGTGTGCCCGTGGGCCGTGCTCTCGGCCGGCTCGGCGTCGTGTGCGAGGAGGCGGGCGGCAAACTGCTGCAGCCGGTCGGCCTGTGCCTGACCCTGCGTCGGGCCGGCGGCCGGCTGACCCTGACCGCCGAGGCGGACGGCGAGCTGCCGGCGGCCGCGGCAGCCCTTCTTCGCTGTACGGCGGCCGCCCTCGCGGAACTCGGCCGTTCACCTCGGCGGCCGGTCGCGGAGCTGGACGTCCTCGGTCCCGCACAGCGCGCCGAACTGGAGCGGTGGTCGGGCCTGCCCGTCGCAGCCGACTTCGCCGACGCGACCCTCACCGGCATCGTCGACGACGCCGCGAACCGCTTCGCCGATCGCGAGGCGGTGTCCGACGGCGCCGTGGTGTGGAGCCACCGGGAGCTGGCGCTGCGCTCGTCGCGCGCCGCGCGGTCGCTCACCCTCGACCACGGTGTGAAGCCGGGCGACCGGGTCGCACTGCTGCTGCCCAAGAGCCCCGAACTCGTGCTGGCGGTACTGGCGGTACTGCGGGCGGGCGCCTCGATGGTTCCCCTCGACCCCTCGCACCCGCCGGAGCGGGTCGCCCGTCAGCTGCGCCTGAGCGGGGCCGTCTGCGTCATCTCCGCAGAGGACGAACTGCCCGGGCAGGTGGCCGTCCCGGTGGTGTCCCCGCAGGCCCTGGCCGGCGCCGACGGCCCCGGGGCGGCGGCCGGACCGGGCCCCGACGACGAAGCCATCCTCTTCTTCACCTCCGGATCGACCGGCCTGCCCCGCCCGGTGGCGCTCACCCACCGCCAGCTCGCCCACAAGACCCTCACCTCGGGGCGGCTCCTCGGTTTCGACGAGGAGAGCCGGTGCGCCCTGCTGTCGGCGGTGACCTCCGACGCCCTGACGTACCAGATCTTCACCACGCTCACCGCGGGCGGCTGCGTGGTGGTCATGGGCTCGCCCCAGACGCTCTCGCCCTCGGAGTTCTGGGCGTCGACGCGGCGCCTGCGCGTGAACGTCATCAACTGTGTTCCCTCCCTGCTCGCCGTGATGGCCGAAGGACTGCCTGCGGGAGCCGCCGAGGAAGTCCGCATCTGCCTGCTGGGCGGCGACGAGATCCCGGCGGGGCTCCTGCCCCGGCTGGCGGACCGGCTGCGGGTGGGCACCTTCGGCAACCTGTACGGGCCCACCGAGGCCACCATCGAGGCGACCACCTTCACCTGCCCCGGATCGGCCTTCCCCGAGTTGACCACCGTCCCGGTCGGCAGGCCCTCCGAGGGCTTCGGCGTGCTGGTGCTCACCCCCCACGGGGACCACGCACCGCCCGGCATCCCCGGCGAGATCCACGTCCTCGGCCCCGGCGTGGCCCGTGGCTACGCCGATGACGAACCGACCGGCCCGGGGCGGTTCTGCGAGCTCCCCGCGCACCCCGGCGTCCGGGTGTTCCGGACCGGCGACTTCGGCCGCTGGAACCACCGGGGCGAGCTGGTCTTCCTGGGCCGCCGGGACAACCAGATCCAGATCCACGGCAACCGGGTCGAGCTGGGCGAGGTGGAGGCGTCCCTCAGCGCCGTCGCCGGCATCGTCGCCGCCACGGTCCTTCCCTTCACCGCCCCCTCGGGACCGCCGACCGTCGTGGCCGTCTACACCTCGGACCAGGATCTCGAACCGGCCGACGTACGCCGCCGATTGGAGCGGCGCCTGCCCGGCTACATGGTCCCCGGCCGTATCCTGCGACTCGACGAGCTGCCCGTCACCCTGCACGGCAAGATCGACCGCCTGGCCATCCTGGCCCACGTGGCGAGCCTGGACGGGCAGGTCTGGCAGCCTGGCGACGAAGCCGACCGCACCGCCGCCCGGATCTGGGCCGACGCCCTCGGGGCCGCGCCGCGCACCGGGGACGAGGACCTCTTCGCGGCGGGCGGCCACAGCCTCACCGCCACCGACCTCGCGGGCCGGCTGACCGCGGCTGCAGGCGGCGGCGCGATCACCGTCCGCGACGTGTTCACCGCCCGCACTCCCGAAGGGTTCGGCGCCCTGCTGCGCCGTGCCGCGGCCGACGGCCCTGCGGACCCCACCGTCCGGACACCGTGGCCCGAGACCCCGGACCCCGTCCCCGCGAGCAACGCCCAGCGCCGGATGTGGTTCCTCGAGCAGTACGAGGGCGGGGAGGTGCGCCCGTACAACATGGTGGAAGCGTTCCGGCTGCCCGGCTCCCCCGAGGCGGCCGACGTGGCGGACGCGCTGGAGCGGACGGTGCGCAGGCACCAGGCCCTGCGCACCGTGTTCCGCGCCGACCCCGAGGGCCTGCGCCAGATCGTGCTGGCTCCCGAGCGGGCCCGGCCCGCACTGCGGGTCCACCGGACGGGGCCCGAGGGCGCCTCCGATCTGCTGCGGCGCATCGCGGATGCGGAGCAGCGCCACGTGTTCGACCCGGCCGAGGGTCCCCTGCTGCGTGCCCACTGGCTCGTCGAGGACGGGCGCCCCGGCGGCACGCTCCTGCTGTCGGTCCATCACAGCGTCTGCGACGGCTGGTCGTTCGCGGTGATCCTGCGCGACCTCCAGCGGTTCCTGGGCGGCAGGGAACAGGCACCGGAGCCCACGCAGTACGGTGCGTACGCGCTCGATCGGCACGACCGCCCGGACGATGCGCAGAGCGGCGCGTTCTGGCGGCGCACCCTGGACGGCGCGCCGAGCGTCGACCTGCCGCTCGACCGCCACCGGCCGACGGAGCGCAGTTCGGCGGCGGGCACGGTCCGGCTGACGCTCGGCGAAGGCACGACCCGGTCCGTGCAGGACCTGTGCCGCCGGCTCGGCACCACCTCGTTCACGGCGATGGTGGCCGCCGTCCGTGTCCTCCTGCTGCGCTGGAGCGGAGCCGGCGACATCGTGCTCGGCACGGTCGTCTCGGGCCGCGACCGTCCCGAACTGGCCGACTCGGTGGGGCTGTTCGTCAACACCGTGGCGCTACGCACCCCGGTCGGGCCGGAGCTCGGCTTCACCGATGTGCTGGCGGCCGCGGCGGCGCACGCCCGGGAGGTCCGCACCCACGAGGAGTACCCCTTCGAGAACCTCGTGGAGGCGATGGGGCGCGAACGGATCCCGGGACGCAATCCGCTCTTCGACGTGCTGGTCGAGGCCGCCGTCTCCGGTACGGACCCGCTGGGCACCGACGAGGACCCGGCGGCCGAACACATCCGCCTGGACAGCGGCGCGGAGGGGTTCGACCTCGCCTTCAGCTTCGGCGAACCCGGCCCGGACCGTCCGATCGAAGTGGCGATCACCTACCGCGAGGACGTACTGGACGCGGGAACCGCACACCGGCTGGCCGGCCAGCTGGACCACCTCCTGACCGCTCTGGCGGCCGCCCCCGAGGCCCCCGTCGGCGCGGCCCCCCTGCTGCCCGAGGCACAGCGCGCCGCGCTCATCGCGGCCGGTACCGGGGAGAGCCCCGCTGCCGCGCGTACCGCGGGCACCCTCCTCGACCTCGTCGGCGCGCAGGTGCAGCGGGCGCCCGAGGGCCGGGCCGTCGTCTGCGGCGACCGTGTCCTGACCTACCGCGCACTGGACCGCCGGGCCGATGCCCTGGCCGCCCGGATCGCCGCGGTGGCGCCGACGGGGCCCGACCGCGTGGTCGCTGTGCTGTGCGAGCGCTCGGAGTGGATGCCCGTCGCGTTGCTCGCCGTCCTCAAGACCGGTTCGGCGTTCCTTCCCCTCGATCCGCAGCAGTCGCCGGCCCGGATCGCCCGGGTGCTCCGCGACAGCGGCGCGGTCGCCGCCGTCACGTCGGCGGACTTCACGCGGACCACGGTCGCCGAGGGCCTGCCCACGGTGACCGTCGGCGACGCGCCCGAGGCCGCTGCGGTCCGGGACGCGCCGCGGCCACTCCAGCCCGCCGCCGGCCCCGCCGACCTCGCCTACGTCGTGTACACCTCCGGCTCCACCGGAACGCCCAAGGGCGTCATGGTGGAGCACCGCGGCATCGTCAACTCCGTCCGGTTCCGCATCGACCACTACGGCCTCGACGCCGACGGGGCGGTCCTCCAGGTCGATCCGATCCATGCCGACGCCGGCATCGCCGACGTGTTCAGCGCGCTCGGTTCGGGCGCGCCCATGGTGATCGTCACCCGGGAACAACTGCTCACGCCGCAGGACGTGGCCGCGGTCATGCGGAAGCACCCGATCCGCCATGTGATGCTCGTGCCGAGTCTCTACCAGATGCTGCTCGACGAGGTCGGCCCGGCGTTCCGCGAGGTGCGCGAGGTCGTGCTCGGCGGGGAGCGGGTCACCAGGGCGCTCGCCGCCCGGCATGCCGAACTCCTCCCCGGCGTACGGCTGTTCAACGAGTACGGCCCGGCCGAGGACAGTGTGGTGACCACGGTGGATCCGGTGGACGGGACCGGGGGCCCCGGCACGCCGGAAAACCGGTCCGGGACGGCTTCCGGCGAGGCCTCGATCGGCCGCGCGCTGCCCGGCAAGTGGGTGGACCTGCTCGACGAGCGGGGCGGGCTGGTACCGCTGGGGGCTCCGGGCGAACTGTGCATCGGCGGAGCGGGCCTGGCCCGCGGCTACCTCGGCGACGCGGAGCTGACGTCCGCCCGCTTCGTGACCAGCCGGGTACGCCCGGGCGAGCGCATGTACCGCACCGGCGACCTGGCCCGCCGACTGCCCGACGGACGCCTGGAGTACCTGGGCCGGGCCGACGACCAGCTCAAGATCCGGGGCAACCGGGTCGAGCCGAACGAGGTGGCCGCGGTCCTCGCCGAGGCCCCCGGCCTGCGCAACGCCGCCGTGCTCCCGACGACCGGCGCCGACCCGCGGCTGGTCGCCTACGTGGTCGGTGAGGCGGACCCGGCGGCGCTCCGCCGGCACCTCGCGGGTCGGCTGCCCGCCTACATGATGCCCGCCGCCTTCGTGTACCTGCCCGCCCTCCCGGTGGCCGCGGGCGGCAAACTCGACCGCCGGGCGCTGCCCGCGCCCGACGAGGCCCTGGCCGCCGCGGAATCCCCCGCCGCAGCCCGGCCGTTCACCCCGGCCGAGCAGCACGTCGCCGACGTGTGGACGCAGATTCTGGAGCGTCCCGTCACGGACCCGGACGCAAACCTGTTCGAGATGGGCGGCCACAGTCTGGCCGCCGCACGCATCGCGCACGCCCTGCACGTCAAGGTGCGCACCGTCTTCGCCTCCCCGACCGTGGCCGCGCTCACCACGGCACTGGAAGGGCAGTCGGCGAAGGCCACAGCGGAGCGGGGCCCGGTCGCGGGGGCGTCCTCGCAGAGCGGGTTCCTGCCGCTGTCCCGGGCACAGCGCCGCGTCTGGCTGACCTCACGGTGGGCGGGCTCGGACACCTTCATCATCTCCGACCTCGTACGGCTGGGCCGCCGGATCGATGCCGGCGCGCTCCGCAGCGCCCTCGGCGCCGTCGTCGAGCGCCAGGACATGCTGCGCGCGCAGGTCCTGCCCCGGGGTACGGAGGCGGAGCTGACCGTCCTGGACCGCCTGCCGGACGGCGCACCGCTGGTCGTCGTGGACCTGCCCGGCGCGGACCCCGCGGGGCCGGAGGTCGCGGCCGCGCTGCACGACGCCCGACGGGTCAGCTTCGCCCTCGAAACGGCGCCGCTGTTCGAAGTGCGGCTGCTCGCGGGGCCCGTCGGCGGTGATCTGCTCACCGTCACCGCCCATCACCTGATCTACGACGGCGCGAGCGTCGACGTGCTGCTGGACGACCTGTTCACCGCGTACGAGCAGGCCGTCGCGGGCGAACCGCCCCGGCTGCCCCGACTCCCCTACACCTACCAGGAGTGGGTCCGCGAGGAGCAGGAGTGGCTTGCCGGGCCCGAGGCGGAGCGTGAGGTGGAGTTCTGGCGGGAGCGGCTGCGCGGCGTCACGGAAGGGCCCGATCCCGTGGACCCGGCCCGCCGCCGCAGCCGCCGGGGCCGGACCGCACTGGTCCACCGGTCCCTTCCCGCAGCCGTGCTCGGCGGCGCCCCCGCGACCCCGTTCGCGCAGGTGGTCACCGCTTTCGCCCTCACCCTGCACCAGCGCACCCGGGCCACCGACCTCGTCGTCGGCTTCGCCGCGGGACTCCGCAACCGGCCCGAGGCCGACGCGCTGATCGGCTATCTGGTCAACGCGGTACCCCTACGGGTCACGCTGGACGACGCGGTGACCGGGGGCGAATTGCTGTCCCGGGTCCAGACCGGGATCTTCGAGGCCTACGACCACTCCCGGCTGCCGTTCGACGTGCTCGCGCAGCGGCTGGCGCTGCGCGCGGCGCCGGGCCGCAGCCTGCTGCTCGACCTGGGCGTCAGCTGGGAGAACGCGGGCCTGCACCCCGAGAGTTACGTGGTCGAGGACCTGCTGGTGAACGATCTGCCCGCCACCAGCGACCTCTGGCTCTACGCACGCGTCAAGGGCGACGCACTGCACCTCGACCTCACCTACGACGACAACCTGCTCGACGAGGCGGAGGCCGACGGCTACGTCGATCATGTCGCCGCGGTGCTGCGCACCTTGGCCACCGGCCGGTGCGCACCGCCCGCCGGCCCCCCGTCACCGACTCTGCCCCCGACCCCGGAGCCGTCCGCATCCGGCTCTGTTTGGAGCGACACACACTATGACTTCTGA
- a CDS encoding putative nonproteinogenic amino acid hydroxylase: protein MLKSQRLATLPIDSYDLAEDISVIDSNDAGGEYDAFSFGYWSAHVLANSGGSGKDTAFRPYEGQLTLTDLGKKLPGIMSLVTDNFPLERLQWVRIFGLSDGILAPHVDFLEFSEPGTRLQIPLRTDEDSLHSENDIVYHLRRGEVWKIHTTVPHSARSVSPLARLSLCLDFADAETPIEIKNSIPSELPVRIISRPPVSEADVAELLSSAADMNATNLRASFRKFAAVHFTRQADATAAFDWFVEAAVRTGDEALVEKAEAFRTYCIEKRGYREAFAW, encoded by the coding sequence ATGCTCAAATCTCAAAGGCTCGCCACGCTTCCGATCGATTCCTACGACCTCGCCGAAGATATTTCGGTCATCGATTCGAACGATGCCGGGGGTGAGTACGACGCATTTTCCTTCGGATACTGGTCCGCGCATGTCCTCGCGAACTCCGGGGGAAGCGGCAAGGACACGGCGTTCCGGCCCTACGAGGGCCAGCTCACCCTGACTGACCTGGGAAAGAAGCTTCCCGGAATTATGTCGCTCGTCACCGACAACTTCCCTCTCGAGAGGCTGCAGTGGGTCCGCATCTTCGGCCTGAGTGACGGAATTCTCGCGCCGCACGTAGATTTTCTGGAATTCTCCGAACCGGGTACGCGGCTTCAGATACCGCTGCGCACGGACGAGGACTCCCTCCATTCCGAGAACGACATCGTCTATCACCTCCGCCGTGGCGAGGTATGGAAAATCCACACCACGGTTCCGCACTCGGCCCGGAGTGTCTCGCCGCTCGCCAGGCTGTCTCTCTGTCTTGATTTCGCGGATGCGGAAACGCCCATCGAAATCAAGAACTCCATCCCGTCGGAACTGCCCGTCCGCATCATTTCGCGTCCTCCGGTCTCGGAGGCCGACGTGGCGGAGCTGCTGTCCTCCGCGGCCGATATGAACGCCACCAACCTGCGCGCCTCCTTCCGGAAGTTCGCCGCGGTCCACTTCACGCGCCAGGCCGATGCGACGGCGGCGTTCGACTGGTTCGTCGAAGCCGCCGTGCGCACCGGGGACGAGGCACTGGTCGAGAAGGCCGAGGCGTTCCGGACGTACTGCATCGAGAAGCGCGGCTACCGCGAGGCGTTCGCCTGGTGA
- a CDS encoding amino acid adenylation domain-containing protein has protein sequence MTAAPPPPGHAGPVVDTGVSSVLELIDREVAAHPGAPAVREPGREVTYAELDRLADTVAGRLGREFGIARGDTVLIAARAGADFTAAVLGTLRAGAAYLPVDTTYPPERIEQILRASSAALLVLADPGALDTGAPGMRATDLAGLVAPDPAGGAAPAAVRRPAAPEDPAYVIFSSGSTGAPKGIVQTHRCLANFISWQVDGSGLGRGRRVLQVAPLTFDVSVQEMFYTLASGGCLHVPEPHVRRDPRDLIDFVIDERIEVVDFPQSLIDVVMKLPTNLEHAADLRHIISAGETVRVTEALEGLLTRRPEITLHNHYGPAENHMVASHSMSGAAGNLEPRPPVGSLVWNTYVYVLDEQGVPVPDGEVGEVYIGGVGVALGYTDPELSRTAFVPDPFRPGARLYRTRDRGVWRADQTLQLLGRIDDLIKIRGNAVEPREVEARLAGFAGVKDAAAFAVVRAGGAVELHAALTGDPPPAPELRRALLAVLPDYMVPVRWWLVESLPVSPNGKLDRKALPGQGAQPLSLVPHQANASR, from the coding sequence ATGACCGCGGCGCCTCCTCCCCCGGGGCACGCCGGGCCCGTGGTGGACACCGGCGTGTCCTCGGTCCTGGAGCTGATCGACCGCGAGGTCGCCGCGCACCCCGGGGCGCCCGCGGTGCGCGAGCCGGGCCGGGAGGTGACGTACGCGGAACTCGACCGTCTCGCGGACACCGTCGCGGGCCGGCTCGGGCGCGAGTTCGGCATCGCGCGCGGTGACACGGTGCTCATCGCCGCGCGGGCGGGAGCCGACTTCACCGCGGCGGTCCTGGGCACGTTGCGGGCCGGGGCCGCCTATCTGCCGGTGGACACGACCTACCCGCCCGAGCGCATCGAGCAGATTCTGCGGGCGAGCAGCGCGGCCCTGCTGGTCCTGGCCGATCCGGGGGCGCTGGACACCGGCGCCCCGGGGATGCGGGCGACCGATCTGGCGGGTCTGGTGGCACCGGATCCGGCGGGCGGCGCGGCGCCGGCGGCCGTCCGGCGGCCTGCGGCGCCGGAGGATCCCGCGTACGTCATCTTCTCCTCGGGATCCACCGGCGCCCCCAAGGGCATCGTCCAGACCCACCGCTGCCTGGCCAACTTCATCTCCTGGCAGGTGGACGGCTCCGGGCTCGGGCGCGGCCGGCGGGTCCTTCAGGTGGCACCGCTGACCTTCGACGTGTCGGTCCAGGAGATGTTCTACACGCTCGCCTCGGGCGGGTGCCTGCATGTGCCGGAGCCCCATGTCCGGCGCGATCCACGGGATCTGATCGACTTCGTCATCGACGAACGCATCGAAGTCGTGGACTTCCCCCAGTCGCTCATCGACGTGGTCATGAAGCTGCCGACGAACCTCGAGCACGCCGCGGACCTGCGCCACATCATCAGCGCGGGCGAGACGGTCCGGGTCACTGAGGCCCTGGAGGGGCTGCTGACGCGCCGGCCGGAGATCACCCTGCACAACCACTACGGGCCGGCCGAGAACCACATGGTGGCCAGTCACTCGATGAGCGGCGCGGCCGGCAATCTCGAACCGAGGCCGCCGGTCGGGTCACTGGTGTGGAACACCTACGTCTACGTGCTGGACGAGCAGGGCGTGCCCGTGCCCGACGGGGAGGTCGGGGAGGTGTACATCGGCGGTGTGGGGGTGGCCCTGGGATATACCGATCCCGAGCTGAGCCGCACCGCGTTCGTACCCGATCCGTTCCGTCCGGGCGCCCGGCTGTACCGCACCCGGGACCGGGGGGTGTGGCGGGCCGACCAGACGCTCCAGTTGCTGGGCCGGATCGACGACCTGATCAAGATCCGGGGCAATGCCGTGGAACCCCGGGAGGTGGAGGCGCGCCTCGCGGGCTTCGCCGGGGTCAAGGACGCCGCGGCGTTCGCGGTGGTGCGGGCCGGCGGGGCGGTGGAGCTGCACGCTGCTCTCACCGGTGATCCGCCGCCGGCCCCGGAACTGCGCCGGGCGCTGCTCGCGGTCCTGCCCGACTACATGGTGCCGGTGCGCTGGTGGCTCGTGGAGAGTCTGCCCGTCTCACCCAACGGGAAGCTCGATCGCAAGGCCCTGCCCGGCCAGGGGGCGCAGCCCCTGTCCCTGGTGCCTCACCAGGCGAACGCCTCGCGGTAG
- a CDS encoding ornithine cyclodeaminase family protein gives MHADRTLIVDAEAISTIVTKVGLGQLYDLTIARLETVLATGHDAPVEMKQRDGFLIETPHLGLLEWMPAMRHGATVSMKMVGYNPHNPAKNQLPTILSTLCAFDADSGHLRTVIDGTFATAVRTGAASALASRVLARPDSAVLGLVGCGAQAVTQLHALSRVFSFSEILVCDEDVRAENSFAARSRMPAGAIRIAPLAEVEERADVLCTATSVAPYAGPVIRGTNLKPWVHVNTIGSDMPGKTELPLELLRNAVVVPDHVEQARAEGDCQQLAPEEIGPSLAEILLDPEAHGKLSPVTTVYDSTGLALQDLVMVEVFEELARDLGVGHRIAIEATADDPQDPYSFLPGSVTRSWEGQQGARR, from the coding sequence TTGCATGCCGACCGCACGCTTATAGTCGACGCCGAAGCCATCTCCACCATCGTCACGAAGGTGGGGCTGGGGCAACTCTACGATCTGACGATCGCCCGTTTGGAGACCGTTCTCGCCACCGGCCACGACGCACCGGTGGAGATGAAGCAGCGGGACGGATTCCTCATCGAGACACCCCATCTGGGCCTGCTGGAGTGGATGCCCGCGATGCGCCACGGCGCCACGGTGTCCATGAAGATGGTCGGCTACAACCCGCACAATCCGGCCAAGAACCAGTTGCCCACCATCCTGTCCACCTTGTGCGCCTTCGATGCGGACAGCGGCCATCTGCGGACGGTCATCGACGGGACCTTCGCCACCGCCGTCCGTACGGGCGCGGCGTCCGCGCTGGCCAGCCGGGTGCTGGCGCGTCCGGACTCCGCGGTCCTCGGTCTCGTGGGCTGCGGCGCGCAGGCGGTGACCCAGCTGCACGCCCTGTCCCGGGTCTTCTCCTTCTCCGAGATCCTGGTGTGTGACGAGGACGTGCGGGCGGAGAACTCCTTCGCGGCCAGGTCCCGGATGCCTGCCGGGGCCATACGGATCGCGCCGCTGGCGGAGGTGGAGGAGCGGGCCGACGTGCTGTGCACCGCCACCTCGGTCGCCCCGTACGCGGGCCCGGTCATCCGGGGCACCAACCTCAAGCCCTGGGTGCACGTCAACACCATCGGCTCCGACATGCCGGGGAAGACCGAGCTGCCGCTGGAGCTGCTGCGCAACGCGGTCGTCGTTCCCGACCACGTGGAGCAGGCGCGGGCCGAGGGCGACTGCCAGCAGCTCGCTCCGGAGGAGATCGGGCCCTCGCTCGCCGAGATCCTCCTGGACCCGGAGGCCCACGGGAAGCTGTCCCCGGTCACCACCGTGTACGACTCGACGGGCCTGGCGCTCCAGGACCTCGTCATGGTCGAGGTGTTCGAGGAGCTCGCACGGGACCTCGGCGTCGGTCACCGCATCGCCATCGAGGCGACTGCCGACGACCCGCAGGACCCCTACTCGTTCCTGCCGGGGTCTGTCACCCGGTCCTGGGAGGGGCAGCAGGGGGCGCGGCGATGA